One segment of Setaria viridis chromosome 4, Setaria_viridis_v4.0, whole genome shotgun sequence DNA contains the following:
- the LOC117853245 gene encoding diacylglycerol O-acyltransferase 1-2 produces the protein MAPPPSMAAASDHAGPGSEAGAGDSSLRLRHAPSADASGLALDSTGGRRENGEPRPPPSPQQEQQQHEMLYFRASAPAHRRVKESPLSSDAIFRQSHAGLLNLCIVVLVAVNSRLIIENLMKYGLLIRAGFWFSARSLRDWPLLMCCLTLPIFPLIAFMAEKMIRRKLIGEHVVILLHIIVTTSVIVYPVVVILKCDSAVLSGFVLMFLASIMWMKLVSYAHTNYDIRVLSKSTLKGASYGNHVDPENMKDPTIKSLVYFMLAPTLCYQPTYPRTTCIRKGWVIRQLVKCLVFTGLMGFIIEQYINPIVKNSKHPLKGNFLNAIERVLKLSVPTLYVWLCMFYCFFHLWLNILAELLRFGDREFYKDWWNAKTVEEYWRMWNMPVHKWIIRHIYFPCIRKGLPRGVAILIAFLVSAVFHEICVAVPCHIFKFWAFFGIMVQIPLVFLTRYLQEKFQNIMVGNMIFWFFFSILGQPIFVLLYYHDVMNRQAQASR, from the exons ATGGCCCCGCCCCCCTCCATGGCGGCCGCCTCCGATCACGCCGGCCCAGGGTCcgaggcgggcgcgggcgactCCTCGCTCCGCCTACGCCACGCCCCCTCCGCCGACGCCAGCGGCCTCGCCCTCGACTccaccggcggccgccgggAGAACGGcgagccgcgcccaccgccgagtccgcagcaggagcagcagcagcacgagaTGCTGTACTTCCGCGCGTCGGCACCCGCGCACCGCCGCGTCAAGGAGAGTCCCCTCAGCTCCGACGCCATCTTCCGCCAG AGCCATGCGGGTCTTCTGAATCTATGCATTGTTGTGCTGGTTGCAGTGAACAGCAGACTCATTATTGAGAATTTAATGAAG TATGGCCTATTGATAAGAGCTGGATTTTGGTTTAGTGCAAGATCGCTGAGAGACTGGCCTCTTCTTATGTGCTG CCTCACTTTACCAATTTTCCCACTTATTGCGTTCATGGCTGAGAAGATGATTAGAAGGAAGCTCATTGGTGAACAT GTGGTTATTCTTCTCCATATCATTGTTACAACATCTGTCATTGTCTATCCAGTTGTTGTGATTCTTAA GTGTGACTCAGCAGTACTATCTGGATTTGTACTAATGTTTCTTGCAAGCATCATGTGGATGAAGCTTGTCTCTTATGCACATACAAATTATGATATAAGGGTATTGTCCAAAAGTACTCTGAAG GGTGCTTCATATGGCAATCATGTTGATCCTGAGAATATGAAAGATCCAACCATTAAAAGTCTAGTGTACTTTATGTTGGCCCCAACACTTTGTTACCAG CCAACTTATCCTCGAACTACATGTATTAGGAAGGGCTGGGTGATCCGACAACTTGTTAAGTGCCTTGTTTTTACAGGCCTGATGGGCTTCATAATTGAGCAA TACATAAATCCAATTGTGAAGAATTCTAAGCATCCACTGAAGGGGAATTTCTTGAATGCTATAGAGAGAGTCTTGAAACTCTCTGTGCCAACACTATATGTATGGCTTTGCATGTTCTATTGCTTTTTCCATTTATG GCTGAACATTCTAGCTGAACTTCTTCGTTTTGGTGATCGTGAATTCTATAAGGACTGGTGGAATGCCAAAACTGTTGAAGAG TACTGGAGAATGTGGAACATG CCTGTTCATAAGTGGATCATTCGACATATATATTTTCCATGCATAAGGAAAGGCTTGCCCAGG GGTGTAGCTATTCTGATCGCCTTTCTGGTTTCAGCTGTGTTTCATGAG ATATGTGTTGCTGTGCCATGCCACATTTTCAAATTCTGGGCATTTTTTGGGATCATGGTTCAG ATACCGTTGGTATTCTTGACGAGATATCTTCAAGAGAAGTTCCAGAACATAATG GTGGGCAACATGATATTCTGGTTCTTCTTCAGCATACTCGGGCAGCCGATTTTTGTCCTTTTATACTATCACGATGTCATGAACAGGCAAGCCCAGGCAAGTAGATAG
- the LOC140222528 gene encoding small ribosomal subunit protein eS30z/eS30y/eS30x-like: MGKVHGSLARAGKVRGQTPKVAKQDKKKKPRGRAYKRMQYNRRFVTAVVGFGKKRGPNSSEK; encoded by the exons ATGG GGAAGGTGCACGGATCACTTGCGCGCGCGGGGAAGGTGCGCGGGCAGACGCCCAAGGTGGCGAAGcaggacaagaagaagaagccccgGGGCCGCGCCTACAAGCGCATGCAGTACAACCGCCGTTTCGTCACCGCCGTCGTCGGCTTCGGCAAGAAGCGCGGGCCCAACTCCTCCGAGAAGTAG